The Pungitius pungitius chromosome 10, fPunPun2.1, whole genome shotgun sequence DNA window AGAATTTCCGACCTATTCTCATCAATGATCTTGTTTCAGAAATTGGATTAGTGGTTGATGGTTTATTTCGACTAATTAACCTTATTTACATGTTGATCCACTTGAACTCTACTGAACGGCTTCCTCTGGGACCCACGTATTTTATCATCAGGTGTAACACACATGGTGCCTTTAACAGATACTTATGCAGCGAACCTTAATGGGCCCGTAGATAGAGACAGCGGACACGGTGCGTCCTCCTTGGTGGCTGAGGGCCGGAGGCGCTGCCTTCGGGGCTctttgcagctcctccagggtTGTGCAGCAGGTcggctgctggagctgcagctgggTCCCTGCTGGGCAGCAGCTCACGGGTCCACAGACCTGGGCTCAGGCAGGGGGAAGTCAAGTCAGACACCAGGAGCAAGTCGTTCTCCCAACAATGAGGCATGAGAGGCCTAAAATCCGACTTGAGTCGTGTATTACAAAAGTTATTTCTTCATTAAGCAAGGTTTTACATCGGGTCTGATCGGACACAATCAATTAAAACatctgtgtgggtgtttgtttttggttgtcaTGTTGAATGGGTTCTGAACGTTTCAGAAattgtttattgccatcatatgccagacatacatggaatttgacttggtggctGGTGCATGACAGCtgacaataatggacaacagacaacgctGTGCAGGAATAGgatgaaaaatataataaaatataagctatgggttagtaagctaagaaatgaagataaaataaaaaaatgaagataaagtgcaccagatAACAGAAAATAACAAGTGACAGTATTTAcatggagtgagagtcagtcagggggggcccgggctctgttgatgagcccgactgccgaagggaagaaactgttagtgtggtgGGACGTCtcagtcctgatggacctcagcctcctgccggatggaaggggcacaaacagttcatgtccagggtgggaggggtcagctacaatcaatttaaatttaaatgttttaaacaaatttacattAATTAAAGACAGAATTAGCTTCACATACAATTTCAGAGACAAAAACATATTTGCAAATTAAGTGCATTTTGAGTCCTGCATTCCATATACATAAAAATGGAGCATTTAAGAATTTCATAACATACCTTTCTGATCTATAGAATTTTTGGTAATATTTCAGCTAGATGTGGATACATCAAACCTAGAAAATAATCTAATTATggtatattttaaataattataagGTAATACACATTCaagttgaaaaagaaaaaccattcattttcttttaatattcaCCAAAGCTAAAATTCTGTTTCTTATCTTTGTCAATTTAAATCCATAAACTAGAGGATTCATCACAGGAGGAATAAGGAGGAATTCTATAGCAATGAAGTTCTGAAGGCTCTGAGGTAAATCTGTGGATCCAAATCGCATATACATCAATTCAAAAAACCCTATAACAATGAACgtgactaaagagactaaatgaGGCACACACGTCTGTATAAACCTCGCCCTTTCATCTTTAGACTTCACACAAGTTCTAATCATATGCATATAAGTCCAAATTGTGAACAACCCATGACATATGTAAATGATAATTGTTGCATATGACAGAATGTTACTTGAAACGGTGTTAGTGTCAGGGCAAGAGAGTTTAACAATTATCCAGTTCACACAAAAGAGTTTTGGAATTATTGCACTGCATAACTTCAGTGTAGATGTCAGAACGATACTGATGGAAAAGATGCAGAAAGGTGTGAACCAGGAGAAACATATCAGCTGAGAGACCTTGCTCTTTGTCATGACAGACTGGTAGTGAAGAGGTCGACATATAGCCACATATCTGTCGTAGGCCATGACTGCTAGGATGGATAATTCACAGCAAGCAAATGAATACATGACAAAAGCCTGCAAAAGGCACCATTCATAGGATATCTGTtgagaggaagaaaacagaTCAAAGAGGAACTTGGGGTAGAAACCTGTGGTCCCATAAAGACCATTCATGCAAAAACTacacaataaaatgtacatGGGTTCATGCATGTTTTGATCCACAATAATAATCATGATGACAGAGATATTGAAAAACAGAATCATACAGTAATACAGTAAAGTGAGTGAAAAGATAGCAATTCTGTAATTCATTGTCTCATTTATCCCTGAGAGAAGGAACATTCTTACAATAGAAACGTTTTCCATGATTTGCAGAGCAGATTATCACCGGTACTATTTAAAGATATAAAATCTGGTGTCACAATATACATCAAGTGGTTACAGAATGTCATGCAGTGAGCTGGTGCCTCTGTCTCTACCGTCTATTAGTAACAGCTTTGCCTATGACATCACCGCATTTGGGAATTCAATCTCTTGTTTACTGATCTAGGATCACTTAACGATGAGGGAGTAAAACTAGAGGACTAATCTCTCCAgcgaaaataaataaaataaaatgtttttatctccAGTTACATTATAGTTGAAAAATATGTATCCAATCAAATCTTCATTTTGCAGAGTGCACAGTACCATTATCTCATTAGCTACATTTGGGGCATGTGTGTTTAGCTTTCACATGcccattcattatttaatcacATAATTTGGATAGATttcatgaattattaaaaatCAATGGGTCACATGGGCATAACTGCTGGTAAAGGGCAGAAGTCTTTTTGAGAATTCTTTCTAAAAAGGATCTAAAATCCCTATAATGCCACATTATAGACACCAATATTTGAGGAGCCCTGTAGAAAAAGTCATgctgtgatttgaaaaaaaaatcttttgacatttggggatttttgaAAGGAAGGGGCTTAATCTTAATTCCTAATTGATTCTGCTGCAGACTGTGCTGCCAAGCTCTGTGCGAGAGCTCCTCTCAAGCTCAGAGGTTAATCCAGGTTGAGTCACGGCCTGGAGTTTTCCCACATCAACTTTGTGGTCAAGTTTGTCACCAGGGCCTCCAAGCAGAAACCACGACCCCACCTCAGCACCCATCAGGGAGCCCAAGGTGTCTAACGGGCTCACACATTACTCTGAGGTCACGCTGGGCTAACACTTGCGTGTCCCTCGGGCCTTTTGCGCGTTGATTCGCAACCTCC harbors:
- the LOC119229313 gene encoding olfactory receptor 4E1-like, with the protein product MENVSIVRMFLLSGINETMNYRIAIFSLTLLYYCMILFFNISVIMIIIVDQNMHEPMYILLCSFCMNGLYGTTGFYPKFLFDLFSSSQQISYEWCLLQAFVMYSFACCELSILAVMAYDRYVAICRPLHYQSVMTKSKVSQLICFSWFTPFCIFSISIVLTSTLKLCSAIIPKLFCVNWIIVKLSCPDTNTVSSNILSYATIIIYICHGLFTIWTYMHMIRTCVKSKDERARFIQTCVPHLVSLVTFIVIGFFELMYMRFGSTDLPQSLQNFIAIEFLLIPPVMNPLVYGFKLTKIRNRILALVNIKRK